Proteins co-encoded in one Octopus bimaculoides isolate UCB-OBI-ISO-001 chromosome 7, ASM119413v2, whole genome shotgun sequence genomic window:
- the LOC106874655 gene encoding pumilio homolog 3, protein MESPEAAVTTTKKHKKIRRHSTSLDVHAQSLRRPPEGDSIIQKEPMKLAQPSMPAPKKKIDKAANAKKRKHKNISSDSGLETANEEGNAKKSKNDTKSDFLTSLGPLNDISSIHPVLDNTLDSTFSKKSKSKLDVTWEKAVCSARGQPDGAELSMRIQKMAAKTPQCSVIEEHDENDQPSERCEEQTVEVKKMEKKTKSLKVKVKGAMKKLKKLKDSKSLPAKLKGNKLKNKLTSKEAAGDAKRTKKANKNAKEEKKDFKKLRNNYALLQSSKQIWEELRKHDLTVDKRVKLCNDLMDISKGKTQMMAFTHDGARVLQCLIQFGNMEQRATLFDELKHKVVEMVESKYAKFIVRKFLSYGSKTERNAVFKSLCSQASRLIRHREASEIIEYTFNEYANATQRQALLEDFYGATYKFLKNDQITCLQDMFNAYPKKKETILDNMKEILVPLIEKSLLSHSIIHRLFSEYFLYADKAMRTEMITELREGIVNMVHSRDGGRVAMKCIWYGNTKDRKVIVKSFKGFILKMCLEEYAHQVLLAAFDVVDDTKLLSKVILDEIIKSLKEVATNSYGRKLLLYLLAPRDPLHFHPDVIKIMREGDDNEFSKKDSLIRHSELLTAVSKPLLKHVTENTKELVSDNNSLLFLVSIITHAKGDKTKAMEAVAEICAETMDSSSLGDLHIVEHPAGHITLKKLIAFDKENYETNKEDNDTVYFSLVLLNTVPESVLKSWAACNRGCFILLAMLETNHPEVSAMLLPILKTMTKSLKMLKFKGAQLLYDFVLYNTKD, encoded by the exons ATGGAAAGTCCCGAGGCCGCCGTCACAACAACTAAAAAGCATAAAAAGATCCGCCGCCACTCCACTAGTCTTGATGTTCATGCACAAAGTCTGCGTCGTCCACCCGAAGGAGACAGCATCATACAGAAAGAGCCTATGAAGCTTGCTCAACCGTCAATGCCAGCGCCCAAGAAAAAGATCGACAAAGCTGCAAACGCCAAGAAACGTAAACACAAAAACATTAGTTCAGACAGTGGTCTGGAGACTGCAAATGAAGAAGGAAATGCCAAAAAATCTAAAAATGACACAAAGTCTGATTTTCTCACTTCTCTTGGACCACTTAACGACATCAGTTCGATACATCCAGTTCTGGATAATACATTAGATAGTACTTTCTCGAAAAAATCGAAGAGTAAATTGGATGTAACTTGGGAGAAGGCTGTGTGTAGTGCACGAGGCCAACCCGATGGGGCTGAACTATCGATGAGGATTCAAAAGATGGCAGCTAAGACCCCACAATGTTCTGTTATTGAAGAACATGACGAAAATGACCAGCCAAGTGAAAGATGTGAAGAACAGACCGTGGAGGtgaaaaagatggaaaagaaaacaaaatctttaaaG GTGAAAGTTAAGGGAGCAATGAAAAagttgaagaaactgaaagacagtAAATCACTTCCAGCTAAACTGAAAGGAAAtaagttgaaaaataaattgaCAAGTAAAGAAGCAGCTGGTG ATGCAAAGCGAACAAAAAAAGCTAATAAAAATgcgaaagaggaaaaaaaagattttaaaaagttgAGGAATAATTACGCCCTGCTCCAAAGTTCAAAACAGATTTGGGAAGAACTGAGAAA ACATGACTTGACTGTTGATAAGCGAGTCAAACTTTGCAATGACCTTATGGATATATCAAAAGGCAAAACACAAATG ATGGCCTTCACTCATGATGGTGCCCGAGTATTACAGTGTCTTATTCAATTTGGGAACATGGAACAGAGAGCTACCCTCTTTGATGAACTAAAAC ATAAAGTTGTTGAGATGGTCGAGTCAAAATATGCAAAATTCATTGTCCGAAAATTTCTTAGTTATGG CTCAAAGACTGAACGAAATGCAGTATTTAAGTCACTTTGCAGCCAAGCAAGTAGACTTATTAGACACAGA GAAGCGTCAGAAATCATTGAATATACATTTAATGAATATGCAAATGCAACACAACGCCAAGCACTCTTGGAGGATTTCTATGGTGCAACTTATAAGTTTTTGAAG AATGATCAGATCACCTGCTTACAAGATATGTTTAATGCATACCCCAAGAAGAAGGAAACAATTTTGGATAACATGAAGGAGATTTTAGTTCCTCTCATTGAAAA gaGCCTGTTGAGTCACTCAATCATCCATCGTCTTTTTTCGGAATATTTCTTATATGCAGATAAAGCTATGCGAACT gAAATGATAACTGAATTGAGAGAGGGCATTGTAAATATGGTGCATTCCCGAGATGGTGGACGTGTTGCTATGAAATGTATATGGTATGGTAACACCAAG gatCGGAAAGTAATTGTAAAAAGTTTCAAAGGTTTCATATTGAAAATGTGCCTGGAAGAATATGCTCACCAGGTGCTGCTGGCTGCTTTTGATGTTGTCGATGACACAAAATTACTGTCAAAAGTTATCCTGGAC gaaattataaaatctctgaaagaAGTAGCAACAAACTCCTATGGACGAAAGCTTCTGTTGTACTTGCTTGCACCACGTGATCCACTACATTTCCACCCAGATGTTATTAAAATTATGCGGGAAGGAGATGACAATGAATTCAG CAAAAAGGATTCACTTATTCGGCATTCTGAATTATTGACTGCTGTCTCAAAACCATTATTGAAACATGTGACAGAAAATACTAAAGAGCTAGTCAGTGACAACAACAGCCTTCTGTTTCTTGTCAGCATCATCACGCATGCTAAAG GtgataaaacaaaagcaatggAAGCCGTGGCTGAAATTTGTGCTGAAACTATGGACAGCAGCAGTCTTGGTGATCTCCACATTGTTGAACACCCAGCTGGACATATAACTCTGAAGAAACTCATTGCTTTTGATAAagaaaactatgaaacaaataagGAAGATAATGATACAG TGTATTTTTCTCTGGTCTTACTGAACACTGTCCCTGAGAGTGTATTGAAATCCTGGGCGGCTTGTAACCGAGGATGCTTTATTCTGTTGGCAATGTTGGAGACTAACCACCCTGAAGTGTCTGCAATGTTATTACCAATTCTGAAGACTATGACAAAATCTCTGAAGATGTTGAAATTCAAAGGGGCTCAGTTGCTGTATGACTTTGTTTTGTATAATACAAAAGACTAA